From Deltaproteobacteria bacterium, the proteins below share one genomic window:
- a CDS encoding CoA transferase codes for MQKSEFYREARSDIAGPLAGVRIVEFTTTWAGPMAGCILADFGADVIKVEHPAGEVARRSPPLLPGTNPPVSFMQATLNRNKRSLTLDLHAPRGREIFLDLCGRSDIVIENFRPGALDGWGVGYRELRARKHDLILVSISGFGQYGRDHDRAGYDPLAQAASGFISLNGSPDGEPVKAPTFIGDDLSGLHAALGAMAALRHRDRTGEGQHVDISLLDSILFQSTGYLTLGAMDVELPRLGNQFRIAAPANVYKCRDGSAMVGVLVDAHWKRLARVLGRPELADDPGYATTAARLARRAQVDALVADWMAERTVAEAEAALLAEGLPIAPVRTYAEAARDPHVADREMLQATTVEGNPRIPVVGPAAKFSRTPVRVRSGAPAIGAHNEEILAELGVDASERAELKKSGVV; via the coding sequence ATGCAGAAGTCCGAGTTCTACCGCGAAGCCCGCAGCGACATCGCGGGGCCGCTCGCTGGGGTGCGCATCGTCGAGTTCACGACGACTTGGGCCGGGCCGATGGCGGGCTGCATCCTCGCCGACTTCGGCGCCGACGTGATCAAGGTCGAGCATCCCGCAGGTGAAGTCGCGCGGCGCTCGCCGCCGCTGCTCCCGGGCACGAACCCGCCCGTGTCGTTCATGCAGGCCACGCTGAACCGTAACAAGCGCAGCCTCACGCTCGATCTGCACGCACCGCGCGGGCGCGAGATCTTCCTCGACCTGTGCGGGCGCTCCGACATCGTGATCGAGAACTTCCGCCCCGGTGCGCTCGATGGCTGGGGCGTGGGCTACCGCGAGCTGCGCGCGCGCAAGCACGACCTGATCCTCGTCTCGATCAGCGGCTTCGGGCAGTACGGCCGCGATCACGACCGCGCCGGCTACGACCCACTCGCGCAGGCGGCGAGCGGCTTCATCTCGCTGAACGGCTCGCCCGACGGCGAGCCGGTGAAGGCTCCGACGTTCATCGGCGACGACTTGTCAGGGCTCCACGCCGCACTCGGCGCGATGGCCGCGCTGCGCCACCGCGATCGCACCGGCGAGGGACAGCACGTCGACATCTCGCTGCTCGACTCGATCCTCTTCCAGAGCACGGGCTACTTGACGCTCGGTGCGATGGACGTGGAGCTGCCGCGGCTCGGCAACCAGTTCCGCATCGCCGCGCCTGCGAACGTCTACAAGTGCCGCGACGGCAGCGCGATGGTGGGCGTGCTCGTCGACGCGCACTGGAAGCGTCTCGCGCGCGTACTCGGTCGCCCCGAGCTCGCGGACGACCCGGGCTACGCGACCACGGCGGCGCGTCTCGCGCGGCGCGCGCAGGTCGACGCGCTCGTGGCGGACTGGATGGCAGAGCGCACCGTCGCCGAGGCCGAAGCTGCGCTGCTCGCCGAGGGCCTGCCGATCGCGCCGGTGCGCACCTACGCGGAAGCGGCGCGCGACCCGCACGTCGCGGACCGCGAGATGCTCCAGGCCACGACGGTCGAGGGGAACCCGCGCATCCCCGTCGTCGGCCCCGCCGCGAAGTTCTCGCGCACGCCGGTGCGCGTGCGCAGCGGCGCGCCAGCCATCGGCGCGCACAACGAGGAGATTCTCGCGGAGCTCGGCGTCGATGCGAGCGAGCGCGCAGAGCTGAAGAAGAGCGGCGTGGTTTGA
- a CDS encoding HEAT repeat domain-containing protein, with protein sequence MTHPVLLGLASADPNERRAACIAAASDPAATLFTEALCAALGDPVKAVSRAASDALVEIGRKHGDVDPGLRAALHGNEPARRFAAAFTLARIAPPGPRLLPALVEALGSPDGDVRWAAARLLVDAGRVHGEVFPLLTGLARTGESPLVRRMATFALRELAPERPEAADALLEAARDRDVHVRRAALTAMAALWSPPARVGGQLVRVLASDADAASRRLAALALGELGARDPRCIPPDARDQLEAAAAAKNADADLRRAAERALARLAAGDRGAGRT encoded by the coding sequence GTGACGCACCCGGTCTTGTTAGGGCTCGCCAGCGCGGATCCGAACGAGCGGCGCGCGGCCTGCATCGCGGCCGCGAGCGACCCGGCGGCGACGCTCTTCACCGAGGCGCTGTGCGCGGCGCTCGGCGATCCCGTGAAGGCGGTCTCGCGCGCGGCCTCGGACGCGCTCGTCGAGATCGGCCGCAAGCACGGCGACGTCGACCCCGGCCTGCGCGCCGCGCTGCACGGCAACGAGCCCGCGCGCCGCTTCGCCGCGGCGTTCACGCTCGCGCGCATCGCGCCTCCCGGACCTCGGCTTCTGCCCGCGCTGGTGGAAGCGCTCGGCAGCCCCGACGGCGACGTGCGCTGGGCAGCGGCGCGCCTCTTGGTCGATGCGGGCCGCGTGCACGGCGAAGTCTTCCCGCTCCTCACGGGCCTCGCGCGCACGGGCGAGAGCCCGCTCGTGCGCCGCATGGCGACCTTCGCGCTGCGGGAGCTCGCGCCCGAGCGCCCCGAGGCCGCCGACGCGCTGCTCGAAGCGGCGCGCGACCGCGACGTGCACGTGCGCCGCGCCGCGCTCACCGCGATGGCTGCGCTCTGGAGCCCGCCCGCGCGAGTGGGCGGGCAGCTCGTGCGCGTGCTCGCGAGCGATGCCGACGCGGCCTCGCGGCGCCTCGCGGCGCTGGCGCTCGGTGAGCTCGGCGCGCGTGACCCGCGGTGCATCCCGCCCGATGCGCGCGACCAACTCGAAGCCGCGGCCGCTGCCAAGAACGCCGACGCGGACCTGCGCCGCGCGGCGGAGCGCGCGCTCGCGCGGCTCGCTGCGGGAGACCGAGGCGCGGGGCGCACGTAG
- a CDS encoding MBL fold metallo-hydrolase translates to MSNAAAPQAPAPQVMLGMKMPDVGVWSPRVTVALGQNPSMFTGPGTNAYLVGTGKARLLIDPGQGEEKFLPVLEQAMQRSGCERIAEIVCTHGHPDHIGGVRSVMSRFGKLRVRKMPSALFDGPYGDLALEPLAPGDIVRAEGATLRAIHAPGHAPDHLNFILEEERALFSGDNVLGVGTTVIPAESGDLGDYMRSLDRLLAEEPRRIYPAHGPVIEHGAAKLREYIAHRGEREGQILDALERGPSRAMEIVQVVYAAYPAALHAAAAQSVIQHLRKLVREKRASRDGAASDLDAKWQRV, encoded by the coding sequence ATGTCGAATGCCGCCGCGCCGCAGGCTCCCGCTCCGCAGGTGATGCTCGGGATGAAAATGCCCGACGTGGGCGTCTGGTCGCCGCGCGTGACCGTCGCGCTCGGGCAGAACCCGAGCATGTTCACCGGCCCGGGCACGAACGCGTACCTCGTGGGCACGGGGAAAGCGCGGCTGCTGATCGACCCCGGGCAAGGCGAAGAGAAGTTCCTGCCGGTGCTCGAGCAGGCGATGCAGCGCAGCGGCTGCGAGCGCATCGCCGAGATCGTGTGCACGCACGGCCACCCCGATCACATCGGCGGCGTGCGCTCGGTGATGTCACGCTTCGGGAAGTTGCGCGTGCGCAAGATGCCTAGCGCTCTCTTCGATGGGCCCTACGGCGACCTCGCGCTCGAGCCGCTCGCTCCGGGCGACATCGTGCGCGCCGAGGGCGCCACGCTGCGCGCGATTCACGCGCCGGGCCACGCTCCGGACCACCTCAACTTCATCCTCGAAGAAGAGCGCGCGCTGTTCAGCGGCGACAATGTGTTAGGGGTCGGAACGACCGTCATCCCCGCCGAGAGCGGCGACCTCGGCGACTACATGCGCTCGCTCGACCGCCTGCTCGCGGAAGAGCCGCGCCGCATCTACCCGGCGCACGGGCCGGTGATCGAGCACGGCGCCGCGAAGCTGCGCGAGTACATCGCGCATCGCGGCGAGCGCGAGGGGCAGATTCTCGACGCGCTGGAGCGCGGGCCGTCGCGCGCTATGGAGATCGTGCAGGTCGTGTACGCGGCGTATCCGGCGGCGCTGCACGCAGCGGCGGCGCAGTCGGTGATCCAGCATCTGCGCAAGCTCGTGCGCGAGAAGCGCGCCTCGCGCGACGGCGCCGCGAGCGACCTCGACGCGAAGTGGCAGCGGGTGTGA
- a CDS encoding vanadium-dependent haloperoxidase, protein MSAIAAAAAVVGPSAAADAGAAGPGTPLANVAARRRRANSLRVSAARRHLLAPLTVQATNGDEARYGDFRASYSKGLPHNALGEVDPAAFAALQVAGNATNGAGYELIPLGGARKQVSPQACLSYELSGIDGQDTRIAPPPTFASADQATEMLEVYWQALTRDVPYRVYDLDSTVADAVDELNAVSVRIGTGATVTPGNLFRGETPGDLIGPYISQFLWLPVPYGPTRIDQRYAQPNPEDFMTSYGEWLAIQNGVNPTRTLTFGPGVYIHDNRTLGEWVRVDVSFQGPLNAALICLGFGGAALSPTNPYRSLAKQAAFANFGGPEILHLVTMSARAALVGAWFQKWSCHRWLRPEAFAGRVHNQVTGVKDYGIHPDATSSEAVLRLLSANGTALLPLAFPEGSPTHPSFPAGHAAIAGAGSTMLKALFDENFVIPNPVEASADGSTLDPYAGTLTLGNEFNKLAANIAIGRDAAGVHYRADGVDGMALGEQIAIGILQDYSVTHSEEFAGFRFTRFDGVRIQIRNGAVSIL, encoded by the coding sequence GTGAGCGCGATCGCAGCCGCGGCCGCGGTGGTGGGGCCGAGCGCAGCCGCCGACGCTGGCGCAGCGGGACCCGGCACACCGCTCGCGAACGTGGCGGCGCGACGCCGGCGCGCGAACTCGCTGCGCGTGAGCGCGGCGCGCAGACATCTGCTCGCGCCGCTGACCGTGCAGGCCACGAACGGCGACGAAGCCCGCTACGGCGACTTCCGCGCGAGCTACTCCAAGGGGCTCCCGCACAACGCGCTCGGCGAGGTCGACCCGGCAGCGTTCGCCGCGCTTCAGGTCGCTGGCAACGCGACGAATGGCGCGGGATACGAGCTGATTCCCCTGGGCGGAGCGCGCAAGCAGGTCAGCCCGCAGGCTTGTCTCTCGTACGAGCTTTCGGGCATCGACGGGCAGGACACGCGCATTGCGCCGCCGCCGACGTTCGCGAGCGCGGACCAAGCCACTGAAATGCTCGAGGTCTACTGGCAGGCGCTCACCCGCGACGTGCCCTACCGCGTGTACGACCTCGACTCGACCGTCGCGGATGCGGTGGACGAGCTCAACGCGGTCAGCGTACGCATCGGCACCGGCGCCACGGTCACGCCCGGAAATCTCTTCCGAGGCGAGACGCCCGGCGACCTGATCGGGCCGTACATCAGCCAGTTCCTCTGGTTGCCCGTGCCTTACGGGCCGACCCGAATCGATCAGCGCTACGCCCAGCCGAATCCCGAAGACTTCATGACGAGCTACGGCGAGTGGCTCGCCATCCAAAACGGGGTCAACCCGACGCGGACGCTCACCTTCGGGCCGGGCGTCTACATCCACGACAATCGCACCCTCGGCGAGTGGGTACGGGTCGACGTCTCCTTCCAGGGCCCCCTGAATGCGGCGTTGATCTGCCTCGGCTTCGGTGGCGCGGCGCTGTCGCCGACCAACCCGTACCGCTCGCTCGCGAAGCAAGCTGCGTTCGCGAACTTCGGCGGCCCGGAGATTCTGCACCTCGTGACGATGTCGGCGCGCGCTGCGCTCGTCGGCGCGTGGTTCCAGAAGTGGTCGTGCCATCGCTGGCTGCGCCCGGAAGCCTTCGCGGGCCGCGTCCACAACCAGGTGACCGGCGTGAAGGACTACGGCATCCACCCCGACGCCACGAGCTCGGAGGCTGTCCTCCGGCTGCTGTCGGCGAACGGCACGGCGCTGCTGCCGCTCGCGTTCCCGGAGGGCTCGCCGACGCATCCTTCGTTCCCGGCGGGCCACGCCGCGATCGCTGGCGCGGGCTCGACGATGCTGAAGGCGCTCTTCGACGAGAACTTCGTGATTCCGAATCCGGTGGAAGCGAGCGCGGACGGCAGCACGCTCGACCCGTACGCGGGCACGCTCACGCTCGGGAACGAGTTCAACAAGCTCGCGGCGAACATCGCGATCGGACGCGACGCGGCGGGCGTGCACTACCGGGCGGACGGCGTCGATGGCATGGCGCTCGGTGAACAGATCGCGATCGGAATCCTGCAGGACTACTCGGTGACCCACAGCGAGGAGTTCGCAGGGTTCCGCTTCACGCGCTTCGACGGCGTGAGGATCCAGATTCGAAACGGTGCCGTTTCGATCCTGTGA
- a CDS encoding VCBS repeat-containing protein yields the protein MRRTSAPALCGGLLTALLGWTDATAQAAFTDQTAAAGLVYSVATASDAPGVPMWGGLSVGDFNNDGFPDLFVASGGGSADALFINQGDGTFVDEAAAWGLTDLHRGNGTAVGDYDGDGDLDLYVSSAGPMSGPVVAGANRLYQNNFAQGSATFTEVAAAAGVALTAPTDATVFPFGVAFGDYDLDGDLDLFACNWRPPTYQFQDGNRLFRNNGDGTFTDVTVAAGVLADFAGFSPRFADMNGDRYPELIIAADWVGSKYFRNNGDGTFSNLAPGNGTALDQNGMGSTIGDFNRDGRFDWYVTSIENAQGNFLYVNQGNHTFSALPAANGAKNGGWGWGATALDADHDGFVDIAETNGWFNGIYSNDPAYLFRNNGNMTFTDVAASSGFVNTSGGRALVTFDYDLDGDLDLVMSTNDNTVGGPIFLYRSELSGSNANWLELSLSAAGHPGIAANGEGSIIRISAGGAFQYFNLAGGSNFLGQGELIAHFGLGSATNVDEIAVMWPSGTTTVLTNVAANQRVLVTPPATFTPALRVADASLSEGNAGTTNAGFALTLSAAVGSDVVVDYATLDGTATAAGNDYVPAIAQATIPMGATTASIDVGILGDVTPELTETFQVQITAAPGTAVLDGTATGTIVDDDGTLLHEEFDDGVQSWIATSGTWTEIGGALNGSAASGLARISSPATWSPSGLSACLVCTVETQMTLGGQAKQADIAAWRTGWTNFISVTANAQRKRWELLEVRNGVTVQSRRFNQTILPNVAYNLRVEHTGAAVRVYINGVLRLTLIPTQPLVAGDVGMRVSSGMTAKYEFVKIY from the coding sequence ATGCGACGCACGTCGGCTCCGGCGCTCTGCGGCGGACTGCTCACCGCGCTTCTTGGATGGACGGATGCGACCGCGCAGGCCGCATTCACGGACCAGACCGCCGCCGCCGGCTTGGTTTACTCGGTTGCCACGGCATCAGACGCGCCCGGCGTTCCCATGTGGGGCGGCCTCTCGGTCGGAGACTTCAACAACGACGGCTTCCCGGACTTGTTCGTCGCGTCGGGCGGCGGCAGCGCCGATGCACTGTTCATCAACCAGGGAGATGGCACCTTCGTCGACGAAGCGGCGGCCTGGGGACTCACCGACCTCCACCGCGGAAACGGCACCGCTGTCGGCGACTACGACGGCGACGGCGACCTCGACTTGTACGTATCGAGCGCGGGCCCGATGAGCGGACCGGTCGTGGCTGGCGCAAACCGCCTCTACCAGAACAACTTCGCGCAGGGCTCGGCGACGTTCACGGAAGTCGCCGCCGCAGCCGGGGTCGCCCTCACGGCGCCCACGGACGCGACGGTGTTTCCGTTCGGCGTTGCCTTCGGCGACTACGACCTCGACGGCGATCTCGATCTGTTCGCCTGCAACTGGCGCCCCCCGACCTACCAGTTCCAGGACGGGAACCGGCTGTTCCGAAACAACGGCGACGGCACCTTCACCGATGTGACGGTTGCCGCGGGCGTGCTCGCGGACTTCGCCGGCTTCTCACCGCGCTTCGCCGACATGAACGGCGATCGCTACCCGGAGTTGATCATCGCCGCCGATTGGGTGGGAAGTAAGTACTTCCGCAACAACGGCGACGGAACCTTCTCCAACCTCGCACCGGGGAACGGAACCGCGCTCGATCAGAACGGCATGGGCAGCACGATCGGCGACTTCAACCGCGACGGTCGCTTCGACTGGTACGTCACGTCGATCGAAAACGCCCAAGGAAACTTCCTCTACGTCAACCAAGGCAACCACACGTTCTCGGCGCTGCCGGCAGCGAACGGCGCGAAGAACGGAGGCTGGGGCTGGGGCGCGACCGCACTCGACGCGGATCACGATGGCTTCGTCGACATTGCGGAGACCAACGGCTGGTTCAACGGGATCTACTCGAATGACCCGGCGTATCTGTTCCGCAACAACGGCAACATGACCTTCACGGATGTCGCAGCTAGCTCCGGCTTCGTGAACACTTCTGGCGGCCGCGCGCTCGTCACGTTCGACTACGACCTCGACGGGGACCTCGACCTCGTGATGTCGACGAACGACAACACGGTCGGCGGGCCAATCTTCCTGTACCGCAGCGAGCTGTCTGGCTCGAACGCGAACTGGCTCGAGCTCTCGCTCTCTGCGGCCGGTCATCCGGGGATCGCGGCGAACGGCGAGGGGAGCATCATTCGCATCTCCGCGGGCGGCGCTTTCCAGTACTTCAATCTCGCCGGCGGTTCGAACTTCCTTGGCCAAGGCGAGCTGATCGCTCACTTCGGTCTTGGCTCCGCCACGAACGTCGACGAGATCGCCGTGATGTGGCCGAGCGGTACGACGACCGTGCTCACCAACGTCGCCGCGAATCAGCGCGTGCTCGTGACTCCGCCCGCCACCTTCACGCCCGCGCTCAGGGTCGCGGACGCGTCGCTCTCAGAAGGAAACGCGGGCACGACCAACGCAGGCTTCGCGTTGACCCTCTCCGCTGCGGTCGGGTCGGACGTGGTCGTCGACTACGCGACTCTCGATGGGACTGCGACCGCGGCCGGCAACGACTACGTGCCGGCGATCGCTCAGGCGACGATTCCCATGGGAGCTACGACCGCGTCGATCGACGTCGGCATCCTCGGAGACGTCACCCCGGAGCTGACGGAGACGTTCCAGGTGCAGATCACTGCAGCGCCTGGCACCGCGGTCCTCGACGGGACTGCCACCGGCACGATCGTCGACGACGACGGGACGCTGCTGCACGAAGAGTTCGATGACGGCGTTCAATCCTGGATCGCGACCTCCGGGACGTGGACAGAGATTGGCGGCGCGCTGAACGGCTCCGCGGCATCGGGCTTGGCGCGAATCTCCTCCCCGGCAACTTGGTCGCCTTCCGGACTGTCCGCCTGCTTGGTCTGCACGGTGGAGACTCAGATGACGCTCGGCGGGCAAGCGAAACAGGCCGACATCGCGGCGTGGAGAACCGGGTGGACCAACTTCATCTCGGTGACCGCGAACGCCCAGAGGAAGCGTTGGGAGCTCCTGGAGGTGAGGAACGGCGTGACGGTGCAGAGCCGCCGCTTCAATCAGACGATCCTTCCGAACGTCGCCTACAACCTGCGCGTGGAGCACACCGGCGCCGCAGTCCGCGTGTACATCAACGGAGTCCTGCGGTTGACCCTCATACCGACCCAGCCGCTCGTGGCGGGCGATGTCGGAATGCGCGTCTCGTCGGGCATGACGGCAAAGTACGAGTTCGTGAAGATTTACTGA
- a CDS encoding TldD/PmbA family protein produces MTKLSGLDAVQFALERAKAAGAHSCDAVLADSDALEVRVRGKEVDTVQQSRERTLGIRVFADGAGGLRSAVTSSSDLARDAIARLAEDTVALARATAPDHTAGLPSDGFASALPDLELFDPADRALTTADWIARAQRAEDAARGFDARITNSEGSSANAARTSICYGSSAGFAGGYETASHSMFSQPVAAENGEMQTSWWMTASRHASKLDAPEEVGRIAAQRTLARLGARRVPTCEVPVIFDAPSARDLLGNLVGCLSGYGVYRGSSFLREKMRARVASERVTIVDDGRVRAGLGSKPFDGEGQPTRRNVLVENGVLRSWLLDSYSARKLGLTTTGNAARSAASAPTAAPTNLWLEPGAGDLDTLIRGMERGLLVTGMFGHGFNAVTGDFSRGAHGFWIERGERAFPVQEITIAGNLGTMFEQIEAIAADTRFLGSLGAPSLRIARMTIAGE; encoded by the coding sequence ATGACCAAGCTGTCGGGGCTCGATGCGGTGCAGTTCGCGCTCGAGCGCGCGAAAGCCGCGGGCGCGCACTCGTGCGACGCGGTGCTCGCGGACAGCGATGCGCTGGAAGTGCGCGTGCGCGGCAAGGAAGTGGACACAGTTCAGCAGTCGCGCGAGCGCACGCTCGGCATTCGCGTGTTCGCGGACGGCGCTGGCGGCCTGCGCAGTGCGGTCACTTCGTCGAGCGACCTCGCGCGCGATGCGATCGCGCGGCTCGCGGAGGACACGGTCGCGCTCGCGCGCGCGACGGCGCCGGATCACACGGCGGGGCTGCCGAGCGACGGCTTCGCGAGCGCCCTGCCCGATCTCGAGCTCTTCGACCCCGCCGATCGCGCGCTCACGACCGCGGACTGGATCGCGCGCGCTCAGCGGGCGGAGGACGCGGCGCGAGGCTTCGACGCTCGCATCACCAACTCCGAGGGCTCGAGCGCGAACGCTGCGCGCACGAGCATTTGTTACGGATCGAGCGCCGGCTTCGCAGGCGGCTACGAGACGGCCTCACACTCGATGTTCTCCCAGCCCGTCGCCGCGGAGAACGGTGAGATGCAGACCTCGTGGTGGATGACCGCGAGCCGGCACGCCTCGAAGCTCGACGCGCCGGAGGAAGTGGGCCGCATCGCGGCGCAGCGCACACTCGCGCGGCTGGGCGCGAGGCGCGTCCCCACCTGTGAAGTGCCGGTGATCTTCGATGCGCCCTCCGCGCGCGACCTGCTCGGCAACCTCGTCGGTTGCCTCTCGGGATACGGCGTCTACCGCGGCAGCTCGTTCCTGCGCGAGAAGATGCGAGCGCGCGTCGCGAGCGAGCGCGTCACGATCGTCGACGACGGCCGCGTGCGCGCCGGACTCGGCAGCAAGCCCTTCGACGGCGAGGGCCAGCCGACGCGCCGCAACGTGCTCGTCGAGAACGGCGTGCTGCGCAGCTGGCTACTCGACTCCTACTCCGCGCGCAAGCTCGGCCTGACGACCACGGGCAACGCCGCGCGCTCCGCCGCCAGCGCGCCGACCGCGGCGCCCACGAACCTCTGGCTCGAGCCCGGCGCGGGCGATCTCGACACGCTGATCCGCGGCATGGAACGCGGGCTGCTCGTGACAGGCATGTTCGGCCACGGCTTCAACGCGGTGACCGGCGACTTCTCGCGCGGCGCCCACGGCTTCTGGATCGAGCGCGGTGAGCGCGCGTTTCCGGTTCAGGAGATCACGATCGCGGGGAATCTCGGCACGATGTTCGAGCAGATCGAGGCCATCGCCGCGGACACGCGCTTCCTCGGATCCCTCGGTGCGCCGAGCCTACGCATCGCGCGGATGACGATCGCGGGCGAGTGA
- the tldD gene encoding metalloprotease TldD: MSSPNSSAPAFGARFGIGTRELERALGTALDGKIDHADLFFEASTMDSVSLEDGIVKSGDRHLVQGVGVRAISGEKQGYAHADDITVEALQVAAGTAREIAAGAPQGGVVAVRAGKPALDLYPVALAPTEVPIATKVALLDAIDRYARAKDPRIVQVMASVITQHRNVMVAASDGGWVADAQPLVRLNVQVIAHGAGGRREVGYQGAGGRRELAEFLLPENWQPLADEAIRLALVNLDARPCPAGAFDVVLGPGWPGVLLHEAVGHGLEGDFNRKGVSAFSGRIGQRVAAPGVTVIDDGTIPGRRGSLNVDDEGTPTSRTVLIEDGILVGYLHDRLNARLMGHTPTGNGRRQSYAHLPMPRMTNTFMLAGSDDPEDVLRSVKNGLYAKTFGGGQVDITSGKFVFSASEAYRIVDGKLAEPLRGASLIGNGPDVLTRVSRIGNDLALDLGVGTCGKDGQSVPVGVGLPTIRVDGLTVGGTER, encoded by the coding sequence ATGTCCAGCCCTAACAGTTCGGCGCCCGCATTCGGCGCACGCTTTGGCATCGGCACACGCGAGCTCGAGCGCGCGCTCGGCACGGCGCTCGATGGCAAGATCGACCACGCGGATCTGTTCTTCGAAGCCTCGACGATGGACTCCGTCTCGCTCGAAGACGGCATCGTGAAGAGCGGCGACCGCCACCTAGTACAAGGCGTCGGCGTGCGCGCGATCTCGGGCGAGAAGCAGGGCTACGCGCACGCCGACGACATCACGGTAGAGGCGCTGCAGGTCGCCGCGGGCACCGCGCGCGAGATCGCGGCCGGCGCGCCGCAGGGCGGCGTCGTGGCGGTGCGCGCGGGAAAGCCCGCGCTCGACCTCTATCCCGTCGCGCTCGCACCGACCGAGGTGCCGATCGCGACGAAGGTGGCGCTGCTCGACGCGATCGACCGCTACGCGCGCGCCAAGGACCCGCGCATCGTGCAGGTGATGGCGAGCGTCATCACGCAGCACCGCAACGTGATGGTCGCCGCGAGCGACGGCGGGTGGGTGGCGGACGCGCAGCCGCTCGTGCGCCTCAACGTGCAGGTGATCGCGCACGGCGCGGGTGGACGGCGCGAGGTGGGTTATCAGGGCGCGGGCGGGCGCCGCGAGCTCGCGGAGTTCCTGCTGCCTGAGAACTGGCAGCCGCTCGCCGACGAAGCGATCCGCCTCGCGCTCGTGAATCTCGACGCGCGCCCGTGCCCCGCCGGCGCATTCGACGTGGTGTTGGGACCCGGCTGGCCGGGCGTGCTGCTGCACGAAGCGGTCGGCCACGGCCTCGAGGGCGACTTCAATCGCAAGGGAGTGTCCGCGTTCTCGGGCCGCATCGGCCAGCGCGTCGCCGCGCCGGGCGTCACGGTGATCGACGACGGCACGATCCCTGGCCGGCGCGGCTCGCTGAACGTCGACGACGAAGGCACGCCCACGTCGCGCACGGTGCTGATCGAGGACGGCATTCTCGTGGGCTACTTGCACGACCGCCTGAACGCGCGCCTGATGGGCCACACGCCCACGGGCAACGGCCGCCGCCAGAGCTACGCGCACCTCCCGATGCCGCGCATGACGAACACGTTCATGCTCGCCGGGAGCGACGACCCCGAGGACGTGCTGCGCTCGGTGAAGAACGGCCTCTACGCGAAGACGTTCGGCGGCGGCCAAGTCGACATCACGAGCGGCAAGTTCGTGTTCTCGGCGAGCGAGGCCTATCGCATCGTCGACGGCAAGCTCGCCGAGCCGCTGCGCGGCGCGTCCCTGATCGGCAACGGCCCCGACGTGCTCACGCGCGTCTCGCGCATCGGGAACGATCTCGCGCTGGACCTCGGCGTCGGCACGTGCGGCAAGGACGGGCAGTCGGTGCCCGTCGGCGTCGGGCTCCCGACGATTCGCGTGGACGGCCTCACGGTCGGCGGCACCGAGCGATGA
- a CDS encoding HAD-IA family hydrolase, with product MRIAAVLFDAAGTLITPAEPVGATYARLAAQHGVALSPARIEDAFRRVFAAAPANVHPGEPPARAAELERAWWRARVRETFLAADGTARFRDFDAYFAALWDHFARGAAWRAREGAYAALTVLRDSGRALAIVSNFDQRLHPILRELGLHDAFAEIVLPVDCGAAKPARLIFDACLARLGVAASACVYVGDHAQLDVEASHEAGMTPIDVTELASLADLPARLEALESDVQP from the coding sequence ATGCGCATCGCCGCCGTTCTGTTCGACGCCGCCGGCACCCTAATCACTCCCGCCGAGCCGGTCGGCGCCACTTACGCCCGCCTCGCCGCGCAGCACGGCGTCGCGCTCTCGCCCGCGCGCATCGAGGACGCCTTCCGCCGCGTGTTCGCGGCGGCGCCGGCGAACGTGCATCCGGGCGAGCCGCCCGCGCGTGCCGCCGAGCTCGAGCGCGCGTGGTGGCGCGCGCGCGTGCGCGAGACCTTTCTCGCCGCGGACGGCACCGCGCGCTTTCGCGACTTCGACGCCTACTTCGCGGCGCTCTGGGATCACTTCGCGCGCGGCGCTGCCTGGCGCGCGCGCGAAGGTGCGTACGCAGCGCTCACCGTACTGCGCGATTCGGGCCGCGCGCTCGCGATCGTCTCGAACTTCGACCAACGCCTGCACCCGATCCTGCGCGAGCTCGGTCTGCACGACGCCTTCGCGGAGATCGTGCTGCCCGTAGACTGCGGCGCGGCGAAGCCTGCGCGGCTCATCTTCGACGCGTGCCTCGCGCGCCTCGGCGTCGCGGCGAGCGCGTGTGTTTACGTGGGCGACCACGCGCAGCTCGATGTCGAGGCCTCGCACGAGGCGGGCATGACACCGATCGATGTCACGGAGCTTGCTAGCTTGGCCGACCTTCCCGCCCGCCTCGAAGCATTGGAGAGCGATGTCCAGCCCTAA